In Anopheles arabiensis isolate DONGOLA chromosome 2, AaraD3, whole genome shotgun sequence, the genomic window TGGATTTTCCTAATGCAGCTCACACAGAACCCACGCACACGCGTTTTCACAAGCTTCATCAGTGTGTGGCCATTGGACAGTTGCTTCACAATGTGGTCCGGATTTGGCCGGACGTTGTTGATCATCTTCACAGTGTCCACATTGGGCTTTACGACCTGTACGGTGGAAGCaatttttttggattttttcccACTGCCGTCAGAGAGCGCGATCGAAGCaggcggctgctgttgctgttgcagtAGTAAGGAGGATGCTGGCGCGCTGCTGtccgctttctttttctctgccTTGGCACGGTTCGTTTTAAACAGCGTCACATCGGGCAGTTTTCGTGTTAACTCATTCGATACATCCACCTCCAGTGCTAAATCTGGAAATAGAGAAGGTACAAGTAAAAAAGAAGGATTATAGACACCGATGACACAGAACGGTGAGGTTTTTCCCCTCTATTTGCTCTTACACAACGCGACAGATCTGTGAAAAAGAGACAACAATCAGCTTTGTCCACGACAAAGCATTGAAaatcaatcacacacacattgctcaCTCGTTTAATCTGAATTCTGTGTTTATTTAATAACATTTTTATCTGCAGATATGCTCTCCATTTCGCCGCCGTCCTCCGGAAGACACTGTAAGTAAACGCAAAAGATTGTTTTCAGTAATCAGTAattaaagagagaaaaaacgacaTGCAAGAAACGCGGCCACTTACATTAAAGATTGGCAATGTGGCAGACATGATGTGGCCATACTTTTTCGGTACGTGATTGTGTTTCGCATCGATAATGTACAGCTGCTTGCCCATCGTTTTTAACGTCGAGCGACACTTTTGCTTACGATACTCGGTGCATCGCCAGTAGATGATGTTAGCCATCCCGTTACTGCTGGCCTTCGAAAAGCTGTAGTTTTGGTACATCAAGTTGCCACGCGAGTTGTAACCATAGGGATCGTTTGCTTGCTCCAATTCACGCTTTCCTCGGGTAGTTGTCGTTTTAGGAACAGCTTCGTTCACTTTTTTTTGAATCTTCTTATCTATTGGAATCTTCTTATCTAAAAGCAAGATAATGTACGGATTAGTCGAATATGGTTCAATTACTTTCTTTTAAAACTATAattaatgattatttttatacaattaTGGTAAAGAGAACTGTAAGTTTGCAAAATGAACAAGTatagatttttttatcaaattgttTTTTATCGTATAAAATGGCATACTATTTCACAAAACGCATAACTAGCTAAGGCTTTGGTGACATTTTCAGTTTATTCATGTTTACATCGTggcaataatttttttctcGATGTTTTTCATATATACATAAATGACTTCTTAACCAACTGGCACTGGGGTGCTATCCGTTACTTACTGATGTTCGTTGGGGAGTTCTGTAAAATAAAGCGTGGTTAATATTGTTGATTCCACCATCTCTATAGAGTTAGCTGATGTGTATATAGTAATAAGACTTGTAACATATCGTACTTGttctattttagttttttttcgacAACTGCTTGCGCGCATTTAGCAAGCTTCGCAGTGCCCCATTGCGTCGCCGATCCATGTACGCAGGATGATTGTGcttgttttgtaaaatttgcaATTTCTTCTCCGCCTCGTAGGTCTTAACGCGAGCCATGCAGCTGTGAAGGTGGTATAAAGTTGTATACATGAGCTTTTCTCAGTTAGAATCGAATCGACGCTTACCCCAACGGTTTATAGTGCACGCAACGGTACGTAACCACATTCTGTAGTACACGATCGCGTGCAAAGCGGAAGTTGTCGATGCTTAGTTGCAAACCACCGCGGGGCGTTACGAGATACTCCACTTTTTGTTTACCTAGTAGAATGAatccaacaaaacaagcaaacatatAGTGTGGGTTTACACAGGCGACCACCACCCCGCGTTCCCACCGCAGCTggttaaagtgtgttatttaaaTTGTCACTCTTGGTCAGAACAGTTTTTTATTAGACGTTTGGATTGTTCTTAATATGCTTAACTGGTatagtaaaaacaaatatgttGCTTGTCATTTTGTTTCATAATTAAGGATGGTGATACGATTGTTGTGGCTACAAATAGAAGAACAACATAACAAAGAAACTATCAACGAAATGGTTATTGTTGCGGCCGCCGTACAGCAGTTCACTTGAAATGCTGAATGAAAGACTAACCAATAATTACGCATATCTGTACTCACCCGGAAATTCACACATCTTCCCATTCCCAACGACGCTCATTGCGATCGTTTAGCTCGGCTTTGTGTCTCCGCTTTTCCGCGCTTTGATTGTAGCTTTGAACGCAAATTGGCGCGAAATTGTTTCATCAGTTCGTGTGCTTCCTTCGATTCTTGTGGCGATGTTCGTGCGATAACTGGCTCTAGCTTGTGATTATGCGATGCGTTGTAATGCAGCAGTTTTCTATCTTTCGCACAAGAAGTTACCACAAATGCTTTGCAGCTGGGAAAAGAAAGGGTTTATATCTGATTTAGTATGTGTCTACATTTTCCAGCTTGTTACATTCAAAACTTACCCACGTTGATCCCATTTAACGCAATTCCATTTGACCTTTTCGCGCGTTTGTACATGTTTGTCGAAAATTTGACCATCGATCATGACTTGTACTTGGCTGTCTTTGTTTAATATGAATACAGGACGTTTGGGTGTACCtaaatacgaaaaaaaaaatcagtttaaaacttaaaaaaacccaacataatatatttttttaaacaaaaaaaaacctgaaattcattgttttttttatatattttgtcaATACATTTGCAATAACCAGAGAGCAAGTAGATCATTTATTATTCATCACCATAGATCACCATAGAGCAAGTAGATCATTTATTACTCTTCTTCTATCACTTCCACAATCAGAACACATACGTTTACACCGtagtgtggtgttttgttgtgctaacaaaaaactaactaaatAGCAACATCACACACGCTTATAAAAGATCATGAGGAAGctttaacaataatttaacTGTCTTCCGGATTTCCGTCGGCCATAAATTATCGAATGATTGTCGCTTCCACGAATGGTGCACATTCTTAAGGTGGGATAAGTTGTCTCTGCCACTGAGCATCTAAAACAAATGATAAACAGCATGAAAGGAAAGTAATGTATTGTATCGTCCCGTGAGTTGTCATAACGTAagatgtgtttgattttcatctGAAATATTAGTTCAAAAAACAACGCGTAAGTAGGAAAAACAAGAGACACAAAGAACGCTAAAGAAATAATTGGGAAACTTTGGTCTTACACAGTTTGGCGGCTTATCCATAGTATATTCCGGCTGGGTTAGTTatgattttttctttattttgtgTTCATTCGTAGCGGACGTCCTTTTGCGATGTAGATCGAGGATTAATTGGGCCCGTTTTCCCGGTTTCCGTCGTTCCGTAACAATTGGATGATTATGGTCTCCTCTTAGTATCACTTTCTCGCGatgtgttccttttttatgcaCCGTTGAAACGGATGAAGCCCGTGCCGCACAACTGGAACGAAATTAAATGGTAGTGAGATGTTAGTTTAGTTACAGCTAAGGAAATAATCAAGCTCTGGCTTACCAGTACACTCTTGCCTGGGTGCAGCTCCAGAAGGTGATGTTATTGCGTGTTTTATCCTTCGTGTAAAAGTACCCATTAACATGGAGTTGTATCGCGCCACGTTTCGATCGTATGAAGGACACATTTTTAACGGCCGGATCTGCGAATAGATAGGGTAAATGATCAGTTGCGCCACGTCTATTGCAAGTGAGTGTACAACGAAAGAATGAATTATtcgaaattttaatttaaaatattaatttcctttaaaaaatcgaaaataatattttaaactaGCAACAGTTGCATTAAAAATAAGACACGTGGTGgagctgtttttgtttacgcGCCAATATGACCTCATATTCGCTAAAATTTCACTGCGTCTCGGCTTTAAAAATCGTAAGTCAAATTATATTTGATTCTCTTGGGGATTAGGTTTGGCCTTTATTCGATGACCCTTTTGAGTATAactgactcattatccgttgCCTCATAAGTTCCTTGAGGGTGCCACGCTTACGACGGGTCTGAATTTGTTCGTGGTTGTGCTCCGAATGCACCAGCTCCAGTAAGCCCGTTGCACGATTTTGTCTATGTCGCGCAGGGCAGCTGtacataaaaaagcaacacaatatttgtaaataatgtttaaaaataacgGTGTGTACAAGAAATTTGGCGACTTACCGAAAAGCGCGAAACTGGATGCACCGCCAGTAGATGGTATCTTTTTTCATCATGTGACGCGTGAACGGAAATCCATCGATGCAAAGCTGGTTCGTTATCCTGCTTTTGCTGATTAGCCTCGTATCCGGGTGCGGTACGTCTTTGACGTATGGAATAAAGTGGTAATGGAAAACAACTTCGTTAATTATCTGTGCATTCAGCAAACCTGTCGGTTCAGAGTGTACCGTCtagcacaacaaaacatatGAAAGTTATGAAAAAGCTCCCAGAAAGTACACTGACAAAAGTGTCACTGTATTTATTGAAACCGTATTGTTAAAAATCGTTGCACAAACATGCTATATTGCCACCCTGCACATTGATCCTATCCTATATCTCTATCCTATTGCGTGTCCCAAACCGTAACACACactaatgaaaaatgaaaggccacagtgttgttgtttatcaATTATTAGTTTTCAGGGTAGTTTTGCCCAATATGTCCGGATGTAGCTTGGAAGACTCGCTGTGCGTATGCTTATCGTGGATGATGTAGAACAGCTTATTATGCAGAAGCACCTGGGCCTGGCAGCTATGCGTGCTGTGCCAAGCGCACCGGTACACCTTATGGTGTTGTCGCGTGTAGCGAAACTCGAAATGATGCCCCTGGCAAAGGACCCCGGCTGCCCCTTTCCGTGTCGGTAGGATCGACATTTCTACCGGTTTGGTCTTTGTAATTTCGGCAAAGTTCACTACAGGTTTGGAGGATTGTTTGGGGCTGATGGTCCTGCTATTTGTGCTTATTGGCGTAGAGTGTTTTTTCACGCCCGAAGGGGAGTTGGCTATCGGCATTGTACTAGAATGCGGGCTATCCTGCGATTGTTTCGATGGTGATTCCTTCGGTGGTGAGAACGTGTTTGCCAACATTCGATTTATTGCTGTTGAGAAAGCAAATAGGAAGAACGAATAGGACATAAGTGTAAGAAGCATAACATAATTTTCTATGGTGGTAAAGGTTTACcctgaaaacaaacaaaacaaaaacgaatcaaGCAAATATGGTCTTTAAACAAAGCTATGGGACGATGTAGTTAAGAGAACATTTTGATTCATTCGCCTTTGAACCTTTACACCAATCTACTATCGGAGTAAACCTTTACCTTTTAAAATAAGCATAATTATGTGTGACACAACACACCGTGGGGAGTTTTCTATCTATTTGCCTTAAGGCTTGCATCTCTATGGTGCGGTGTACCGGGAGCATACTGGCTCTTGCAATTGTCTGTCGACGGGATGCGTATGCTCAACGTTCACCGCATGCGTCATGCCACTGACCACCAACACTTGGGCAGGACATTGATTGCGCTTGAACTGATCGCATCGATAGTAGCTGACACCTTTCGCCGCAAAGTGATACACATACTGGTGCTCGTCCAGCACTACCTTAGCCGAGCCGAATCGATTGGTTAGATACACTACCGGTGTTCCCGGTGTGGCCAGAATCTCGTTTATCGAAAGTTTGCGCAACCGCCCGGGCGGCGATCCGCCGGTTTTGGCGGTGGAGGCTTTGGCAACTACGCCCATTGCTGTAGCGGTGCGGTTGGTCCTTTGCTTACCGTCCGTGTTGTTGAGCTTTTGCACGGGCCGATAGGATCGGATGGCTGACACGCCCGGTTTCACTGGTGCCGGTAGCTCGAACGCGTCCGGATGGTTACGATAGTCGTCCTTGCGTTTCTGGTCGCTTGATTGTTTCGTTTCTATAAGGGATAGGACGTAAAGACGTGTATTAGCGAATGTTTATCTTTATCCTTTCGATCGACACATCCAACGATATTTCGACATTCTATTGATCTAACGCACTACGCACTCACTaccacatttttttgttttgagcgAAAAGTATAAAcacttgtttatttattcaaaaactGATAAACTAAAGCATGcaatcatgaaaaaaacacacacacacgggaaatAATACATCAAGCGAACATTTTACACTCTACACTAATAAAATGTACGATCAACGATCGAtcatgcatcatcatcatgtggATGGTTGTGCATAGGGACAAATTCGTACACGCGTGATGCTTTAACGATGATCCGTGCTTTGCAGTCATGCTGGGCGTGATGCACACAGCGATAGTGCTTGATGCCGCTCTTGGACGTATGATACTCGAAGTAGTAGCCTTGATAGAACACTTTCATACCGCCCAGGCGACACGGTACCAGTACGACGGGCTCGGATGGTTTTTGCAGTATTGGAGACAGACCAATCTTTAGCCATTTTGTCTGATCGTGCTTTTTGTTGCCCCGCTGCCGGCGAGCTGAAAAGAGGGTTTAGAGGGAAAAAAGTATTAGTAAATATGAAATAATGCTTATTCACAAGTGATAGGCTGATAAAATAAgtacatcaaaacaaacatatcaaATGTATTTATATCAATACCAATTGATAGTCTTTAGCTTGACTTGTTCAGTTGGATGTGATGATCGTTGTAGTTTCTTTCGAAAATaatatgaaattaaaatattttccattggaccaatttaaaagaaaaaaaaggtatatGATGCTATTCACACACAGTTCTTTTCATTCTTACTTATTCGTTGCGTGTCCGTTATGATTATTATTCTTTTcgttatgatttttttctataaatgTGCTTTAGCCTGAAACCTCATTCATTTGCCAGCACACGTTACCAAACAGTACTAATCGATACTTTTCGTCAATGTTTTGTTCGCTACGCTCGCGACAAAGGCAATGCTTCAAATccaataattgaaaaaaaaacattataagaTATGTTACttgcttttaaaaattgtCTGTCAAGAATAAATAGCTGACAAGAATTATTTGGCCATTTTCGAATTTGAGGCACCATCGTCGATGATAAATGTTGGCCTGGGTTCTTGATAAGAATGGCGCGTTTGGTTGATATTTATCAGATACTCCTTGGACAAATTGACACGTCGCGGATGGTTGTGTTTCGGATTGGTGATCGTTATGCGGTACATTCCGTCGTCCAGTAGAGTAGTAACGACGCGTGAAGAGCACCGCACGTGTTTGTATGACGTTCGGCAAGCCCAGTAGATGGTGTCGTCTCCGGCAAAATTGTTCCGCGCATAAGTGTATCCACCAATTACTAGCAGCTTGTGTTCACGCTGACCCTGTATAAAAGTCAACCTGGGACGGTACAGCGTAATTGGGTCGGGTTGCTGAATTTTGCGGTCtacaagaaatgaaaaaaggaaacacaaaaGGATGGTTAGTGAATGCGAGTAGAAGGATAATTGATCAGTACAATAGCTGCTCACGACGgatacgatcgatcgatctatcaacaaaacacaactaaCGAGTGATAGAgctataattttatttattttcccataCATCTGACACTTAGTGAAGGCAATCTCCAAAGAGAACTTTACGCACTGTACGACCAAACTTGCGGTTGTGTAGTGCAAGCGACCCTGACAGAGGCGTAGTATCCAtcgaaggagaaaaaatactATCTCTGAATGGTGCCGTCATCTTAATGATTCTGCACTGGCTTTATTGCTTGCCACAATATTGGAGcctgaaaatgaaataaattataaagaaATAACTTAGCGAAACACGCTACAAACAATATTGGTAGTTCGCTAATTTCTGGCTGTACTCACCTGAAACATCTAAATTAAATCTCTGGATATATCGAGgaaaaattaattagtttGAATGTAAAGTGTGCTAATTCAACTTTAATTCTCCCTGCTCGTGAGCCTTTTAgtagaaaaaatcaaatcatctCTCGTTGGGATTAAGGATCTCTCACTTTGATAATAATGATAACTATAtttaaaaacgttccctgatTTACGATAACTGGCTAAAGAGAAAGTCCCGTTGACGAATACAATGAAAACATAACGAATACAAGTCAAGAATATAATGACAacaaatagctatttcacttAAACGGTGAAGGTGTTTGCCGACTCCTATTCACGAGTGGTACACATCCTTCACAAAGGTGGCCGGATGATTGTGTATGGTATTACGTGCGCATATCTTCTGAACATCCAGATCCGTAATAAGACGGGCCAAACATTTTTTGCTCCGTTGCTTCGAGCATGTCCAATatttgcttcccttttgctGCTTCACGCAGATGTACGTGTGATCTTGGTATATTAGTTTCAATGCTCCTCGTTGCCCTTTTATGAAACTTATCGTAGCATCGGTTCCTGAAAGAATAATGAGggggaaaatgaagaaatgttATTTTCACTTGCAATTGAGATGTTAACAATTTAAGGATAACATTGTTATTGGTCACAAAAAAGGTCACTATTGGACTATAAAGATACATTAATGTTAAACTTTCATCAATGCTATTGTTCATTTCACACTGTTGTGACTGGGGGCAAGCAAACCGTtacatttattgattttccgTTGCGCTTCTCTTACAGGCCAAGCCAAGTATACCTCCTTCCTTTCAATGCTAATACCATTGGGCGACACCGTAATATTAATCGTTTCTATACATGATGTAGATGATCCATCTGTTTAATTATTCGCTTCGTAAATTGATACGCATGATACATTTCGCATTTGTTTAGCATAAACCAATATTGTAATCTCAGTGGAACCTATGCTGATTTGGAAAATTTTTAGGATTGTATTCTATGCAAAATTACTAATAAGTAGGGTAGTTACCAAACTTATAGAATGCAACTTCAATAttcaaatgaacaaaataatCCAGAAGCTTAAGAAATGTCACTGTAAATAGATAAATTCCTGACCATATCTTTCTGTTCAATAGGTTTTTTTAACTTTAGTCCTACCGAGAAGCTAGTTCATTATAGGCGAGATAAATCTGGTTCTGACAGTGATAAAAATCTATTTCTAAATATATGATTATCAAAGGGTCATCTTCTTCCACCATCACTTCTCCCGACGCACCCGTCATCCTTACTGCTCGGTAGGGGGATGGTTGTGAACCTGGTTTTTCAGTATCATCCCAGAGCACCCATCCAAGGTGATGATGCGTGCCCGACATTTCATCATACGGTTTTTCGAGCAAAGCCAGTAGGTCTTGTTATTGCTGCTATTGTTCCGGAAAAACGCATATCCGCCCATTATCAGCTTTGGGCGACCTTTGCTGCCCGTCTCCAGGCGCAGATCGAGCGCAAACTTGTGCTCTATGCCTATCTTTTCATCctcttcgtcgtcgtctgtAGGagtatttttattctttctgtTCGAAGCGGAGCTCAGTTCCGGTTTGATGCTGTGCATTTCTGGCTTATGTGTGCTACTGCTATACTGCTTTTTACGATTATGGGCatctaaaataaaaccaataacaAAATCAATTAGTATGTGGAAAAAGGGTTACATTGTAGTAGCGCGAACATGGGAGCATAATAATTAACATAGCACCGTATTGTGAGTTTGAGCTTCACTTTTTATTaggttttaaatattttcggATCGTTAAGCCATCATTGTGATACAGTCGGTTTGTGTAGACGCTTCCCGGCcccagagagaaagagagttctGCATTCATTTTGCTTACTTTGATGAATAACATTCCGGCAGTATAATATCTCATCTGATACGACTTAGGCCCACAGCTCAAGCCACCTGAAAGTAAAACTGCTTATTAGTtgtattaaaatgttttacgaTCGTACAATCTAATTACTAGTCACACATCACAACAGCAATAGTCctagaaataaagaaaataaaacccattCATTTTCTAGAGTCCGCTACTACTATAGCAGGTCAATTTTATTTGGGAAAACTTCTTCTTGtccacacacagacgcacactaATTGATACCAtacaaaatagaaaagaaaaaaggaaatcataGACATTCAAATAACCCACCGAAATGGAAACAACGATCGTCAGCCTGCTTCAGGCAAGACAGTCCTTTCCATCCCGTATGTAAAATTCATCAATATCCGCGTCGAGCGGTGTCACGCTGGACGTGTCCGAATACTCGTCCGGATGGGTGTGCGGTCTGTGCGTGTACTTCACCGTATGGCTACCGCGGTGGGTTACCAGCTTGCTGCGGCACTTCTTCGATTTGTAGAACGAGCACGACCAGTACGCCCGTAGGCTATCACCCTTCGTCCGGAAGTAGGAGTTGTTTTCAATCACCAGCTTGGGTTTGCCACGTTGTCCCGCCGTGAACAGCCATGCCTGTACGTACAGCAGTGTCATCGGCCGCCCTCCTTTCCCTGTGGATTGAAGTtggttttcgttgttttttttcgagattatacaagaaaacaaaaacaaattaatgatTTGCGGAACAATTTAGCATGTTCAAGCAAGCATTACTTCTTACATACACATGAAAGGTTGGGTGAAGATGATGGTACGAGGATGGGAACAAATTAATTTTGT contains:
- the LOC120896664 gene encoding uncharacterized protein LOC120896664 — translated: MRASSCRKKTKIEQNSPTNINKKIPIDKKIQKKVNEAVPKTTTTRGKRELEQANDPYGYNSRGNLMYQNYSFSKASSNGMANIIYWRCTEYRKQKCRSTLKTMGKQLYIIDAKHNHVPKKYGHIMSATLPIFNCLPEDGGEMESISADKNVIK
- the LOC120896669 gene encoding uncharacterized protein LOC120896669, with amino-acid sequence MWKGGRPMTLLYVQAWLFTAGQRGKPKLVIENNSYFRTKGDSLRAYWSCSFYKSKKCRSKLVTHRGSHTVKYTHRPHTHPDEYSDTSSVTPLDADIDEFYIRDGKDCLA